The following nucleotide sequence is from uncultured Draconibacterium sp..
AGGTCAAAATCCTTTTCTTTTACGCCCAGTTCTTGTAATCCGGCAGGAATACCCACATCCTTTGATAACCGAACGATTGCTGCAATTGCTGCATCATTTGCCTCTTCTATAGTCATTTCAGAAGTATCAACACCCATGGCTTCTGCAATATCCCGTAACTTATCGCCACAATCTGAAGCATTAAATTTCTCGACATGAGGAAGTAAAATTGCATTACAAACACCATGAGGTAAATCGTACATTCCGCCCAATTGGTGAGCCATTGAATGCACAAAGCCTAATCCGCAATTCGAAAAGGCCTGTCCGGCAATAAACTGACCCCAGGCCATTTTACTGCGCGCTTCAATATTATTACCGTCGGCAACAGCATCGCGCAAACTTTCGCCAATTAATTTAATAGCATGCAAAGCCAAATTGTCCGACCAATCGAAAGCACCAACAGTTACGTAGGCTTCAATTGCGTGAGTTAAGGCATCCATACCTGTGGCGGCAGTTAACGCAGCCGGTTTGTTCATCATTAACACAGGGTCGTTAACCGCTATATCAACCAAACAATTTTTATCTACCATTACCATTTTTACCTTACGCTTTTCGTCGGTAATTACGTAGTTAATGGTAATCTCACTTGCTGTTCCGGCAGTGGTATTGATGGCAATTAGAGGAGCCGATTTCTTTTTCGAAACATGAATCCCCTCGTAATCTTCAATTTTACCACCATTAGTTGCTAAAATTCCAATTGCTTTTCCACAATCTTGCGGCGATCCTCCTCCAAGCGTAATAATGCAGTCGCATTTATTTTGTTGATAGGCCAACAAACCAACTCTTACATTCTCTACTGTTGGATTTTGTTTAACTGCATCGTAAGCAATGTAGTCCAAACCACATTCATTTAAGATATCTTCAACCTTTTCGGCAATTCCAATTTTTACAAGTACGCGGTCGGTAACCAACAACACCTTTTTATAATTACTCGTTTGCAAGTCGCTTTTAAGCTCGTTTAAGGCTCCTGGCCCCACAAGACTTACTGGTGGTAAATAAATTCTTTTTGCTGATTCCATTTTCTAATTATTTTTTAAACCCAAGTCGAGTTGCGATACATCAACATCAGTAAATGTATCGGCAATTACCAATGCCGCACCCAAAGCACTTGAGTTATCAATTTCTGAGATTAATACTTTCTTGCCTGGGAAACTCACTTTCAATAAATGAATAAAAATTGGGTTACGTGCAAAACCGCCCGAGACATAAAGTGTTTCTGATTCGTCGTTCGCAGGAATTACAAGCTGTATGGCTTGCACACATAAGTCTGACAAATCAATCATGAGTTTGGTGTACGCCTCTTCGTAATTGGCAAAAACGCTCAAATCAGCCTTTTCCAAGCCTTCGTCAAAACTTTCTTTTCCGTTAGGGAAGTAAACCGAAGCTGAATATTTTTCGTTTAAACTGTTCAATAATGCTTCGTTTAATTTAACTGTTTTAAACGAGTCGCCGGGCACATCAAAGTATTTCGCCAGTTTTTCGGCCCAAACCTCATGAAAATGCCCCATAAACAAACGCGATGATTTTACCTGCTCTTTATTTGGTGTCAAAAAACAAAGGCAGTCCTGTTCCAACTGACCGGCAGTTAAGGGCTCAGTGTTATATGGATTCATATTTATACACCATGTACCGGTTGATACGAGTATAAACTTTTCGTTACTTGCTTTTAAATAAGGTGCCAGCGATGCTGAGCTATCGTGTATTCCTGTTCCAACTTTTACTTCTTTATCTCCAATTTTTACAGGAAATACAACATCATTAGTTATAGGTTCAGGCAGCGAAATATCATTATCTGCAATCCACTGGTGGTATTTCATATCATCAAAATCCCACATAAAAGTATGGCAGCCTATTGATGTTGGCTCAGATACTATTTCGTTGGTTAATGAATAAGACAAATACTGCGGGAAATGAAGTATAGATTTGGACTGATTAAACAGTGCTGATTTTTCTTTCTTAAGCCACAGAATCTGGATACCGGAATTTAACAAAAGTCCTAAAGCCGGACTAGCCGTTTTTCGGCAAAATTCGTCAACACCACCATATTCGGCAAACAGCTTTTCTGATATAGCCGGGTCAATTTCTTTCAAATAATTATAAACCGGCGTTAGTGGTTTTCCACTTTCATCCAAAAACATTAACGAGGCTCCGTATGTAGAGAAGTTTACTCCTACCAGGTCGTACTCGCCTTTGTTTACAATCTCTGTTAATGTTTCTGAAATCCAAGTGGTTATTAAGTCAATGTCGTCACATTCAAAACCGTCGTCGTCATTCACAACGGGAAATTTTTCTTCGAATTGATAAACAACCTTAAAGTCTTTATCAAACAACAATATTTTTTTATTGGTTTTTCCTATATCGAAAACAGCAATAACCTCATTCATAACCTTTTGGATTGGCAGCTGTGAATACAATACTAAATAAATCGTATTACAGCCAAATTAAAAAAACAAACCTCCTCTGTTCTCTGTCGGCATATTTATGCAGCGACTTAGAACAGAGGAAGATTCAACTTATTCTATAGAAACTATTAAACTATCGTTTTGAAAGAACTTCTTCTTCGTACTTTTGGATTTCGCCAATGTAATCCATTCCGGTTGGAACACCTTCCTGCAGGCAGTAGTAATCCCAAACTGCTGCAAATGGCATTGTTTTCAATTCTTCCAACATAGCCAAACGTTCGAAGTTTTTACCGGCTTCTTCCAATGCAACCATATCTTTTGTTGGCTCAAGTCCTGCAATTAGAAATGCTTTCATAGCTGCACGTGTACCTGTTACATAAGCACCAATACGATTGATTGAAGCATCAAAGAAGTCAAGTCCGATATTTACGCGGTCAAGGAAATCGTTACGGATAATTTCTGAAGCGATTAACTGAACATCTTCATTTAATGTAACTACGTGATCTGAATCCCAACGAACCGGACGTGTTACGTGCAATAAAACCTCATCAACAAATTGTAAAACAGAAGATATTTTATCTCCTACCTGCTCTGTTGGGTGAAAGTGTCCGTTATCCAAACAAATTAATTTGTTGTTTTTAATGGCATATCCCAGGTAAAAGTCGTGCGAACCAACAGTCATTGATTCAACACCAATACCAAACAGTTTACTTTCAACGGCATCTTTCATGTATTCTTTCGGATAATCGGTAGCCATCGCCTCGTCGAGCGACTTTTGAAGGTTGGCGCGGTATCCGTTACGGTCGATTGGTGTATCTTTCGATCCGTCAGGAATCCAGGTATTGTGTACACAAGGTGTTCCCAGTTGTTTTCCTGCTTCGGCAGAAATAGCGCGACAACGTTTTACGTGTTCTACCCAGAATTTTCTGTTTTCTTCGTTTTTACTTGAAAGTGTAAAACCATCGGCAGCACGGTCGTGAGAGAAACAAGTAGCATTGAAATCCATTCCAATTCCTTGTGCTTTACACCAGTCAATCCAGCTTTGGAAGTGTTTTACTTCAATCTCGTCGCGATCTACTTTCTCGCCTTGAAAATCACCGTAAATAGCATGCAGGTTTAAACGTTGTTTACCAGGAAGCATCGACAATACCTTCTCAAGGTCGGTACGCATCTGATCAATTGTTGAAGCTTTACCAGGGTAGTTACCTGTAGCCTGAATACCACCTGACAATTCGCCATCAGCAGTTTCGAAACCACCAACATCATCGGTTTGCCAACAGTGTAACGAAATATTTACATCTTTCATTTTTGCGATTGCAGCATCGGTATCAACGCCTACTTTGGCATATTGCTCCTTGGCAATTTCATATGCCTTTTTAATAAGTTCACTCATAACTTTCTCAGTCTTAATTAATTAAATTTATTTGTTCAGAATATTTTTTTATTCCATGTAAAACACTTCTTCCAACTCAACCGAAATCGGAGAATTGTCGGGATTCGACTTCATAATATCTTTCATGTAAGCCCACCACTTTTGTACAAT
It contains:
- a CDS encoding iron-containing alcohol dehydrogenase — encoded protein: MESAKRIYLPPVSLVGPGALNELKSDLQTSNYKKVLLVTDRVLVKIGIAEKVEDILNECGLDYIAYDAVKQNPTVENVRVGLLAYQQNKCDCIITLGGGSPQDCGKAIGILATNGGKIEDYEGIHVSKKKSAPLIAINTTAGTASEITINYVITDEKRKVKMVMVDKNCLVDIAVNDPVLMMNKPAALTAATGMDALTHAIEAYVTVGAFDWSDNLALHAIKLIGESLRDAVADGNNIEARSKMAWGQFIAGQAFSNCGLGFVHSMAHQLGGMYDLPHGVCNAILLPHVEKFNASDCGDKLRDIAEAMGVDTSEMTIEEANDAAIAAIVRLSKDVGIPAGLQELGVKEKDFDLMAKNALLDVCTGGNPKPVTLEDTIEIYQSAY
- a CDS encoding FGGY family carbohydrate kinase, producing the protein MNEVIAVFDIGKTNKKILLFDKDFKVVYQFEEKFPVVNDDDGFECDDIDLITTWISETLTEIVNKGEYDLVGVNFSTYGASLMFLDESGKPLTPVYNYLKEIDPAISEKLFAEYGGVDEFCRKTASPALGLLLNSGIQILWLKKEKSALFNQSKSILHFPQYLSYSLTNEIVSEPTSIGCHTFMWDFDDMKYHQWIADNDISLPEPITNDVVFPVKIGDKEVKVGTGIHDSSASLAPYLKASNEKFILVSTGTWCINMNPYNTEPLTAGQLEQDCLCFLTPNKEQVKSSRLFMGHFHEVWAEKLAKYFDVPGDSFKTVKLNEALLNSLNEKYSASVYFPNGKESFDEGLEKADLSVFANYEEAYTKLMIDLSDLCVQAIQLVIPANDESETLYVSGGFARNPIFIHLLKVSFPGKKVLISEIDNSSALGAALVIADTFTDVDVSQLDLGLKNN
- a CDS encoding L-rhamnose isomerase, encoding MSELIKKAYEIAKEQYAKVGVDTDAAIAKMKDVNISLHCWQTDDVGGFETADGELSGGIQATGNYPGKASTIDQMRTDLEKVLSMLPGKQRLNLHAIYGDFQGEKVDRDEIEVKHFQSWIDWCKAQGIGMDFNATCFSHDRAADGFTLSSKNEENRKFWVEHVKRCRAISAEAGKQLGTPCVHNTWIPDGSKDTPIDRNGYRANLQKSLDEAMATDYPKEYMKDAVESKLFGIGVESMTVGSHDFYLGYAIKNNKLICLDNGHFHPTEQVGDKISSVLQFVDEVLLHVTRPVRWDSDHVVTLNEDVQLIASEIIRNDFLDRVNIGLDFFDASINRIGAYVTGTRAAMKAFLIAGLEPTKDMVALEEAGKNFERLAMLEELKTMPFAAVWDYYCLQEGVPTGMDYIGEIQKYEEEVLSKR